The following are from one region of the Streptomyces rubrogriseus genome:
- a CDS encoding MFS transporter, whose product MTLAGTAVAFMSLYLGAGALTPLLVTYKEQWHFEPSMLNVAFAVYALGFLVAVLTLGSLSDHLGRRPVLIGSLIVQVASNFLFLLAPDISWVIIGRIVQGIASGAATSAFTAALVEIAPEDKKRLGTILGSVSLTGGLAAGSLLAGLAIQLTRSANTIIFIALIVLTVVGGLVVVASRETVTRSAGALRSIVPRVSIPPAVRKEFIAAAPVVAAVWMLAGLSGGLAPNMVRSVFHLESGLLNGIAGFVAPAVAAFIGLSFARVNSRRAMSIGIYASIIGAVGIISGVFAGSLAIMITGQAIAGVGFGASFTAALRLIFPLAEPYQRAGVVAAIYLVSYLAFGLPIVVEGQLVEPLGEIPAVVCYTTLTIILAFISLVAQARLKRHA is encoded by the coding sequence GTGACGCTGGCCGGGACCGCCGTCGCGTTCATGAGCCTCTACCTCGGGGCCGGCGCGCTGACACCGCTGCTGGTCACCTACAAAGAGCAGTGGCACTTCGAGCCGTCGATGCTCAACGTCGCATTCGCCGTGTACGCGCTCGGCTTCCTCGTCGCCGTACTCACCCTGGGTTCACTCTCCGACCACCTCGGCCGTCGCCCCGTACTGATCGGCTCCCTGATTGTCCAGGTCGCCTCAAATTTCCTGTTCCTCCTCGCGCCGGACATCAGCTGGGTGATCATCGGACGTATCGTCCAGGGCATCGCCAGCGGGGCCGCCACCTCGGCCTTCACCGCCGCGCTCGTCGAGATCGCGCCGGAGGACAAGAAGCGGCTCGGCACGATCCTCGGCAGCGTCAGCCTCACTGGTGGACTCGCTGCAGGATCCCTCCTCGCCGGACTCGCCATCCAGCTCACCCGCTCCGCGAACACCATCATATTCATAGCCCTGATCGTCCTCACCGTCGTCGGCGGCCTCGTCGTGGTCGCCTCCAGAGAGACGGTGACCCGTTCTGCCGGGGCGCTCCGGTCGATCGTTCCCCGCGTGTCCATTCCCCCAGCCGTGCGCAAGGAATTCATCGCCGCCGCGCCCGTCGTGGCCGCGGTCTGGATGCTCGCTGGCCTGTCCGGCGGTCTCGCCCCGAACATGGTCCGCAGCGTCTTCCATCTCGAAAGCGGTCTCCTCAACGGTATTGCCGGCTTCGTGGCGCCCGCCGTCGCCGCCTTCATCGGGCTCTCCTTCGCCCGGGTCAACTCACGCCGCGCGATGAGCATCGGCATCTACGCATCGATCATCGGTGCCGTCGGAATCATCAGCGGTGTATTTGCCGGAAGCCTCGCGATCATGATCACCGGGCAAGCCATCGCTGGTGTCGGGTTCGGTGCCTCGTTCACCGCGGCGTTGCGGCTGATCTTCCCGCTCGCAGAGCCCTACCAGCGTGCGGGGGTCGTCGCCGCGATCTACCTGGTGTCGTACCTCGCCTTCGGCTTGCCCATAGTCGTCGAGGGTCAGCTCGTCGAGCCACTCGGCGAGATCCCGGCTGTCGTCTGCTACACGACGCTCACCATCATTCTCGCCTTCATCAGCCTCGTCGCCCAGGCTCGCCTCAAGCGCCACGCATGA
- the pdxR gene encoding MocR-like pyridoxine biosynthesis transcription factor PdxR: MMDSQTNLTTELLLQAGVDLHLDVRGPKLGASLTDALREAVRSGRLKPGARLPASRTLAADLGIARSTVTESYAELVAEGWLTAQQGSATRVAERATVRRSAAAVHGVPVRRRAHGLLPGAADFAEFPRAQWLTASRRALSAAPPDAFGYGDPLGRMELRVALAEYLARVRGVYAEPERIIICAGFHHGLALMAQALIVRGVGAVAVESYGLDLYRHLLTHAGLGIPALSIDEHGAVVDELSELAGVGAVLLTPAHQFPTGVALSPERRAAVIDWSRTTGGLILEDDYDGEFRYDRKPVGALQGLDPDGVVYFGTASKSLAPALRVSWMVVPDNLLSDVAAAKGGVETVSVLEQLTLAEFITSGAFDRHVRSRRQSYRRRRDQLVQALAQSAPDIRVTGMAAGLQVVLELPAGTEAWVVQAASRQGLMVSGMAEFRHGGRHPHGPRRDALVVNYSAVSDSAWPGALKALCSVMP; this comes from the coding sequence ATGATGGATTCACAGACCAATTTGACGACGGAGCTGCTCCTGCAAGCGGGAGTGGATCTGCATCTGGACGTGCGGGGTCCGAAGCTCGGCGCCAGTCTTACGGACGCCCTTCGTGAGGCCGTGCGCTCCGGTCGGCTGAAGCCGGGGGCCCGGTTGCCGGCGTCTCGGACGCTCGCCGCTGATCTCGGTATCGCCCGCAGCACGGTCACGGAGTCCTACGCCGAACTGGTTGCGGAGGGCTGGCTCACCGCCCAGCAGGGGTCCGCCACCCGAGTGGCGGAGCGGGCGACCGTGCGCCGTTCGGCGGCGGCCGTACACGGGGTGCCTGTGCGGCGGCGTGCGCACGGGCTGCTGCCCGGTGCGGCGGACTTCGCGGAGTTCCCGCGCGCCCAGTGGCTCACCGCGTCCCGCCGTGCACTGTCGGCGGCGCCGCCCGATGCCTTCGGATACGGTGATCCCCTCGGCAGGATGGAACTGCGCGTGGCGCTCGCCGAGTATCTTGCCCGGGTCCGCGGCGTTTACGCCGAGCCGGAGCGCATCATCATCTGCGCTGGCTTCCACCACGGTCTCGCACTGATGGCGCAGGCGCTCATCGTGCGGGGTGTCGGAGCGGTGGCCGTCGAGTCGTACGGCCTTGACCTCTACCGCCACCTGCTGACCCACGCCGGGCTGGGGATCCCCGCACTCTCGATTGACGAACACGGAGCAGTGGTCGATGAGCTGAGCGAATTGGCCGGAGTCGGCGCCGTGCTGCTGACCCCCGCCCACCAGTTCCCGACAGGTGTGGCGCTCTCCCCTGAGCGGCGGGCGGCCGTCATTGACTGGTCACGCACCACGGGTGGGCTAATTCTGGAAGACGACTACGACGGTGAGTTCCGCTACGACCGAAAGCCCGTGGGAGCTCTGCAGGGGCTCGATCCCGACGGTGTCGTCTACTTCGGCACAGCGAGTAAGTCACTGGCGCCTGCGCTGCGTGTGTCGTGGATGGTGGTACCCGACAACCTTCTGTCGGATGTCGCGGCGGCCAAGGGAGGCGTCGAGACAGTGAGCGTACTGGAACAGCTGACTCTCGCGGAGTTCATCACTTCGGGCGCTTTCGACCGGCATGTTCGCTCCCGGCGGCAGAGCTACCGTAGGCGCCGCGACCAACTAGTCCAAGCCCTGGCGCAAAGCGCCCCTGACATCCGGGTGACCGGTATGGCCGCCGGGCTGCAAGTGGTACTCGAACTTCCCGCTGGAACGGAGGCCTGGGTCGTCCAAGCCGCCTCCCGCCAGGGGCTGATGGTCAGCGGAATGGCGGAGTTCCGGCACGGAGGGCGCCACCCGCACGGGCCCCGGCGCGATGCACTCGTCGTCAACTACTCGGCGGTGTCGGACAGCGCCTGGCCCGGCGCGCTGAAGGCGCTGTGCAGCGTCATGCCGTAA